The following proteins are encoded in a genomic region of Periophthalmus magnuspinnatus isolate fPerMag1 chromosome 23, fPerMag1.2.pri, whole genome shotgun sequence:
- the ccdc3a gene encoding coiled-coil domain-containing protein 3a: MLPVALLLLFLFAHLDTFTHACQLPSEWRPLSEGCRAELAEIIIYARVLAIHRETLSSAGGLYNSLPFGLGYGYESAEEGLLYSAEVELLCDQAWGSMLEVPTGSRLNLTGLGYLSCQSHTVMENYSYFFFLRMDENYNLLPHGVNFQDAIFMDTAENRRTFSSLFQFSNCSLAQQPLHQYSPEWDAQEDNRLMCSSVQAALFEEEEKSRKLQERLSTAEKRNRQLKERVKKVKRSLKNARKATQNAEEELRVLQERLSAAERRAGHHLNAIAQPQSPRYKSRGDRQQMNL; this comes from the exons ATGCTACCAGTTGCGCTTTTGTTGCTGTTCCTTTTTGCGCACTTGGACACTTTTACGCACGCTTGTCAGTTACCATCCGAGTGGCGTCCATTGAGCGAAGGTTGCCGGGCTGAACTTGCGGAGATTATCATTTATGCCCGTGTTTTGGCCATTCATCGGGAGACACTGAGCAGCGCGGGGGGACTGTATAACTCGCTGCCGTTTGGTTTGGGATATGGATACGAGAGCGCGGAGGAAGGGTTGCTGTACTCCGCTGAAGTGGAGCTGTTGTGTGACCAGGCGTGGGGCAGCATGCTGGAGGTCCCCACCGGGTCTAGGCTCAACCTGACCGGGCTGGGCTACCTCTCCTGTCAGTCCCACACGGTGATGGAGAACTACTCCTACTTCTTCTTTCTGAG GATGGACGAAAACTACAACCTCCTCCCACATGGGGTCAACTTCCAGGATGCTATCTTCATGGACACAGCTGAAAACAGACGCACTTTCTCCAGTCTCTTCCAGTTTTCCAACTGTAGCTTGGCACAGCAGCCGCTGCACCAATACAGCCCTGAATGGGATGCACAGGAAGACAACAGA TTAATGTGCTCTTCAGTCCAAGCCGCTCTGTTcgaagaggaagaaaagagcAGAAAACTTCAGGAGCGTCTATCCACAGCAGAGAAGAGGAACCGCCAACTCAAAGAGCGCGTGAAAAAAGTCAAAAGATCTTTAAAAAACGCTCGTAAAGCCACTCAGAATGCCGAGGAGGAGCTGCGAGTGCTACAGGAGAGACTGTCAGCTGCAGAGAGGAGAGCTGGACATCATCTCAATGCAATTGCCCAGCCCCAGTCCCCCAGGTACAAAAGCAGAGGGGACAGGCAGCAGATGAATCTATGA
- the optn gene encoding optineurin yields the protein MASGGPVMNGDVSRSASQTGAVEGTLRQMNILIQENRDLKEALQKANMSMKERFEGLAAWKEKQKEEKDFLQSKLTETKARIESLMVENQDLRKKLESQGADTQGSEVEALRAQVARLQAEKNDLVALNSELQLKADHSSNDDSFIEIIKVTDGGAGGVSDACGTEHMKGFGGPSLNLSMSASRMDSEEVTVSQLLQSLRDETQRAERLQEELLQAKINYSKLYSTLKELENKKSDIEQSTQTTEPEETKQQAAKAASEVENLKSQVMTLYKDLQQAQSKLDEAEGMKKNLTDRCREVEQDVATLKAQLVDRQTVQSENDRLKLQLDSMQAQSMVEQRKAGEERNNLAQLKEAYTKLFEDYNEMKEERKKREEKSQLVQREVVMDLEERLGAAEKALVAKQEQIDEMKRELFEKEKELETINLFKLQAEVYSSDFHAERTAREKIHEEKERLAAQLEFVKMQNTQLQEEMDSLGRHSLNEMQRRHGGNQPSLVGRGATWQQVNIPEHACPKCNEILPDLDSLQIHIMDCIN from the exons ATGGCGTCAGGAGGTCCAGTGATGAACGGAGACGTATCCCGCTCCGCCAGTCAAACAGGGGCTGTGGAGGGCACACTGCGGCAGATGAACATCCTCATACAAGAGAACAGAGATCTGAAAG AGGCTCTACAAAAGGCCAACATGTCGATGAAGGAACGTTTCGAGGGTCTTGCTGCgtggaaagaaaaacagaaagaagagaaagattTCCTGCAGTCCAAACTTACTGAGACCAAAGCCCGGATCGAGAGTTTAATGGTGGAAAACCAGGATCTCAGAAAGAAACTGGAGAGTCAAGGAGCAGACACTCAA GGCTCAGAGGTAGAGGCACTCCGTGCGCAGGTGGCTCGTCTTCAGGCTGAAAAGAACGACTTGGTGGCTCTAAACTCAGAACTGCAGCTGAAGGCTGACCACAGCTCCAACGATGACTCCTTCATCGAGATCATCAAAGTCACT GATGGCGGAGCAGGCGGGGTGAGTGATGCTTGTGGGACGGAGCACATGAAGGGGTTCGGTGGTCCCTCTCTGAACCTGAGCATGAGTGCCTCCAGAATGGACAGCGAGGAGGTGACTGTGAGCCAGCTCCTGCAATCTCTGAGGGACGAGacacagagagcagagaggctACAGGAGGAGCTGCTGCAGGCAAAGATCAA ttACAGCAAGCTCTACAGCACACTGAAAGAGCTGGAGAACAAAAAGAGTGACATAGAGCAGTCCACCCAGACCACTGAGCCAGAGGAGACCAAGCAGCAGGCCGCCAAG GCAGCATCTGAGGTGGAGAACCTAAAGTCTCAGGTGATGACGCTGTACAAAGATCTGCAGCAGGCACAGAGCAAGCTGGACGAAGCTGAGGGCATGAAGAAGAACCTCACTGATCG ATGTCGTGAGGTGGAGCAGGATGTGGCCACTCTTAAAGCTCAATTGGTGGACAGACAAACAGTCCAATCTGAAAACGACCGTCTGAAGCTGCAGCTCGACAGTATGCAAGCTCAGAgcatggtggaacagagaaaGGCTGGAGAGGAGAG GAATAATTTGGCTCAGCTGAAGGAAGCGTACACCAAGTTGTTTGAGGATTACAATGAGATGAAGGAGGAAAGGAAAAAGCGAGaggaaaaa TCCCAGTTGGTGCAGAGGGAGGTGGTAATGGATCTTGAGGAGAGACTgggagctgctgaaaaggccttAGTTGCAAAACAGGAACAAATCGATGAAATGAAACGGGAACTTTTcgagaaagagaaggagctgGAGACTATCAATCTGTTCAAGCTTCAG GCTGAGGTATACTCGTCAGATTTCCATGCAGAGCGCACAGCTAGAGAAAAAATTCACGAGGAGAAGGAGCGGCTAGCTGCTCAGCTGGAGTTTGTGAAAATGCAAAACACTCAGCTTCAAGAGGAGATGGATTCACTGGGACG ACATTCACTAAAtgagatgcagaggagacacGGAGGAAATCAACCATCATTAGTTGGAAGAG GAGCGACGTGGCAGCAGGTCAACATCCCAGAACACGCTTGTCCCAAATGTAACGAGATATTACCTGACCTGGACTCTCTTCAAATCCATATCATGGACTGCATCAACTGA
- the mcm10 gene encoding protein MCM10 homolog translates to MDGEDDLDILTALLEESEGVEQQQNQADDLNDLFDEENDGEEYKDGAEERDDQLSELFGDVEDMEKEEENKEEVSESLNRSREDLQDELKRMQEQMKKLQQQLEMSQSSFTSKSPVSPNSPSQQKTSKPNLPKPAPVQKTKAPGDTTSTPLRKVQESSDFSAQLSNADSFIKKPRVAHQPKTRTSPESRGPLMEIKLGSSFQPMETPAANPLRSQSFNTRPGSVAGCGASSGTSGGSTRPSALPILPKDVAVEKYSGLRLRKPRVSSSDMDHKMADRRLIRLSSVPERLTREKLEESDWVTFAVVVSKVTPQSSNSGKTFSIWKLNDLHNLEVFVSLLLFGEVHKEHWKTEPGTVIGLLNPNPMKQKEGYNGVSLTVDHPQKVLLMGEAQDYGTCKGVKKNGEPCSQIVNMYECQFCQYHVKAQYKKMSSKRAELQSSFSGKAPNKFKGKGSNLREKLCQDGFYYGGVSSAACAASIGASKPTKPGQKTLDKLFVKGSTRHVAQAKRLAMQSGDVSGCSDEFKSLMSAPTPGALQLKKHLTQNKTVVKNPEGSPVQSISAADLLKQQKQKQRDLLTARRQRNALLSPKSPSLSPATLSTPSAPTLGRGFSEGDDILFFDNSPPSAPAQSTMSLSAAKMAALKKLRAKGMGLEKEDPNAVKRKRSNSSEISARVEKNCTLPKDGSSNEEEEPAQKKRKEQQEYIQSEEFQKILNAKSRHNAVLQAAEYQLQERYFDALVKKEQMEDKMKGIREMKCRAVTCKKCNYTYFKPADRCVGENHDLKWHDAVKRFFKCPCGQRAIALDRLPNKHCSNCGLFKWERDGMLKEKTGPKIGRELLLPRGEEHGKFLNSMK, encoded by the exons ATGGACG GTGAAGATGATCTGGACATTTTGACTGCTCTTTtggaggagagtgaaggagtGGAGCAGCAGCAAAATCAGGCAGATGATTTGAACGATCTTTTTGACGAGGAAAATGATGGAGAAGAATATaaagatggtgcagaggagagggatgaCCAACTGTCTGAGCTGTTTGGTGACGTGGAGGAcatggagaaagaagaggaaaacaAAGAAGAGGTTTCAGAGAGTCTCAATAGATCCAGGGAAGATTTACAAG ATGAGTTGAAGAGGATGCAAGAACAGATGAagaaactacaacaacaacttgaAATGAGTCAGAGCAGTTTTACTTCTAAATCTCCTGTTTCCCCTAACTCTCCATCACAACAGAAAACCTCAAAACCAAACTTGCCTAAACCAGCTCCAGTGCAGAAGACCAAAGCTCCGGGAG ACACCACTTCCACTCCACTGAGGAAGGTCCAAGAGTCGTCAGACTTCTCTGCACAGCTCAGTAATGCAGACTCCTTCATAAAGAAACCAAGAGTTGCTCACCAACCCAAAACCAGAACATCACCAG AGAGCAGAGGTCCACTGATGGAGATCAAGTTGGGCAGTTCTTTCCAGCCCATGGAGACTCCAGCTGCCAATCCTCTCCGCTCTCAATCGTTTAACACCAGACCTGGGTCTGTAGCAGGATGTGGAGCAAGCTCAGGAACTTCAGGAGGATCGACCAGACCCTCTGCTCTCCCTATTCTGCCCAAAGATGTGGCTGTTGAGAAATACTCTGGGCTCAGACTAAG AAAGCCACGTGTGTCTTCCAGTGACATGGACCATAAGATGGCCGACCGGCGCTTGATCCGTTTGTCGTCGGTCCCGGAGCGTTTGACCCGAGAGAAACTGGAGGAGAGTGACTGGGTCACATTTGCTGTAGTGGTCAGTAAGGTCACACCACAGAGCAGCAACAGT GGTAAAACTTTCAGCATCTGGAAGCTAAACGATCTTCATAACCTGGAAGTGTTTGTGTCTCTACTGTTGTTTGGTGAAGTCCATAAAGAACACTGgaaaactgaaccagggactgtgATCGGGCTGCTCAACCCCAACCCCATGAAACAGAAGGAGGGATACAATGGA GTGAGTCTGACAGTAGACCATCCTCAGAAGGTGTTGTTGATGGGTGAAGCTCAGGATTATGGGACTTGTAAAGGAGTGAAGAAGAACGGAGAACCCTGCTCACAGATTGTCAATATG TATGAGTGCCAGTTTTGCCAGTACCACGTCAAAGCCCAGTATAAGAAGATGAGTTCAAAGAGAGCTGAACTGCAGTCATCGTTTTCAGGAAAAGCACCAAACAAATTCAAAGGAAAAGGATCAAATCTGAGAGAGAAACTGTGTCAGGACGGGTTTTACTATGGAGGAGTGTCGTCTGCCGCCTGTGCCGCCTCAAT TGGAGCATCCAAACCAACCAAACCTGGACAGAAAACTCTGGACAAACTGTTTGTGAAAGGATCAACTCGACATGTGGCTCAAGCTAAAAGACTAG ccATGCAGTCTGGGGATGTGTCCGGCTGCTCTGATGAGTTCAAAAGTCTGATGTCAGCACCGACTCCTGGAGCTCTGCAGCTGAAGAAACATttaactcaaaacaaaacag TTGTTAAAAATCCAGAGGGCAGTCCAGTTCAATCCATCTCCGCTGCAGACcttttaaaacaacagaaacaaaagcaACGTGATCTCCTCACTGCCCGTAGACAACGAAACGCCCTCCTGTCTCCAAAATCTCCGTCCCTGAGTCCAGCCACCCTCTCCACCCCCTCTGCTCCTACACTGGGACGGGGCTTCTCTGAGGGGGATGACATACTGTTCTTTGACAACAGTCCCCCTTCAGCACCTGCACAGAGCACCATGAGTCTGTCTGCTGCTAAAATGGCCGCCTTGAAGAAGCTGAGGGCCAAAGGAATGGGACTGGAGAAGGAGGATCCAAATGCGGTGAAGAGGAAACGGAGCAACAGCAGTGAGATCAGCGCAAGAGTGGAGAAGAATTGCACGTTGCCTAAAG ATGGATCAAGtaacgaggaggaggagccagctcagaaaaaaagaaaagagcaaCAGGAATATATCCAGTCAGAGGAATTTCAGAAGATTCTCAATGCTAAATCCAGACACAATGCTGTACTACAAGCT GCGGAGTACCAGCTGCAGGAGAGGTACTTTGATGCTCTAGTGAAGAAGGAGCAGATGGAGGACAAAATGAAGGGCATCCGAGAAATGAAGTGTCGAGCTGTCACCTGCAAAAAG TGTAACTACACATACTTCAAGCCAGCTGATCGATGCGTGGGAGAGAACCATGATCTGAAATGGCACGACGCAGTGAAACGTTTCTTCAAATGTCCCTGTGGTCAAAGGGCCATCGCTCTGGACAGGCTGCCCAACAAACACTGCAG CAACTGTGGCCTTTTCAAATGGGAGCGTGACGGGATGCTCAAG gaGAAAACTGGTCCTAAAATTGGCAGAGAGTTACTTCTGCCTCGAGGAGAAGAACATGGCAAGTTCCTCAACAGCATGAAATGA